A single region of the Drosophila takahashii strain IR98-3 E-12201 chromosome 2R, DtakHiC1v2, whole genome shotgun sequence genome encodes:
- the Caf1-105 gene encoding chromatin assembly factor 1 subunit B — protein MKCKIPEISWHNRDPVLSVDIQQNGQGLRSPTICRLASGGTDAHVLIWYVNRSDDAEGVDVELAADLSRHQRAVNTVRWSPNGELLASGDDESVVFIWKQKADHEVVNIVDADGCSEQDKEVWMTLKVLRGHREDIYDLSWAPNSQFLVTGSVDNTAMLWDVHKGKSLAILDDHKGYVQGVAWDPCNQYIATMSTDRQMRIFDANTKRVLHRVSKCGFPVKEGHELHGKIVRLYHDGTLPTFFRRLCFTPDGKLLLTPSGITDYDGVAKPINTTYGFSRYDLSKPAFVLPFPNEYAVAVRCSPVLYRLRPYNAEKNPPIISLPYRMIYAVATKNAVFFYDTQQSVPFAIISKIHYSRLTDLTWSSDGTVLIVSSTDGFCSLVTFEPNELGERYEEMDAVLSAALKSSENVPLPKRKKHKLRKASSDEVAATRKPLQEKTKPNTNRKAAGSGIKEEGETDPDAENDSSMHSASSSNSNSPKTKNKSEVKPTPIAFRRSPRKVTTTPTPISIRRAPRKPEDGEGVELSKPKEDIEATSSKAPKVEASPVKRKISTEAVPPTETSQPALGVIPVIDKEIISSDEKFESPEKKSRPATPIQVRRQPRTPGSSSNFNLTPKSQPAKQATPIAVRRTPRVLVEMPVNSPVVPMEEAMDAWPLEEGVTPLPTTKKDSQDLLTEAKKTETKPAVIEASEVTCERTEDIRLVYEDTQEETPAKATESTPSTPNNKTPRRVSLRTISTPKSKKKLLE, from the exons ATGAAGTGCAAGATACCCGAGATCTCGTGGCACAACCGCGATCCCGTCCTGAGTGTGGATATACAGCAAAATGGCCAGGGACTGCGTTCCCCGACGATCTGCCGCCTTGCCTCCGGTGGCACCGATGCCCATGTCCTCATTTGGTATGTGAATCGCAGTGATGACGCCGAGGGCGTGGATGTGGAGCTGGCCGCCGATCTGTCGCGGCATCAGCGTGCCGTCAACACGGTGCGCTGGTCCCCCAACGGAGAACTCCTGGCCTCTGGCGACGACGAGAGTGTGGTCTTCATCTGGAAACAGAAGGCCGACCACGAAGTAGTCAACATTGTGGACGCCGACGGATGCAGCGAGCAGGACAAGGAGGTCTGGATGACGCTGAAGGTGCTGCGCGGCCATCGCGAGGATATCTACGACCTCAGCTGGGCGCCCAACTCCCAGTTCCTGGTCACCGGGTCGGTGGACAACACCGCGATGCTGTGGGACGTCCACAAGGGCAAGTCACTGGCCATTCTCGATGATCACAAGGGTTACGTGCAGGGCGTGGCCTGGGATCCCTGCAACCAGTACATTGCCACCATGAGCACCGACAG GCAAATGCGCATATTTGATGCCAACACCAAGCGGGTGCTCCACCGGGTCAGCAAGTGCGGATTCCCAGTGAAAGAGGGCCACGAGCTGCACGGCAAGATCGTACGGCTGTATCATGACGGCACCCTGCCGACCTTCTTCCGCCGCCTGTGCTTCACCCCCGATGGAAAGCTGCTCCTTACGCCTTCGGGGATCACCGACTACGACGGCGTGGCGAAGCCCATAAACACCACCTATGGATTCAGTCGCTACGATCTATCGAAACCCGCCTTTGTGCTGCCCTTCCCCAACGAATACGCGGTGGCCGTGCGCTGCTCTCCGGTTCTGTACCGTCTGAGACCGTACAATGCGGAGAAGAATCCGCCTATCATTTCGCTGCCCTACCGCATGATCTATGCCGTGGCCACAAAGAACGCTGTGTTCTTCTACGACACCCAGCAATCGGTGCCCTTCGCCATTATCTCCAAAATTCACTACTCCAGGCTCACGGATCTGACCTGGTCAAGTGATGGAACTGTCCTAATCGTGTCCAGCACCGATGGTTTCTGCTCGCTGGTGACCTTCGAGCCGAATGAACTGGGCGAGCGCTACGAGGAGATGGATGCAGTGCTGAGCGCTGCCCTGAAATCTTCAGAAAATGTACCGCTTCCGAAGAGGAAAAAGCACAAGCTCCGCAAGGCATCGTCGGATGAGGTGGCAGCCACAAGGAAACCTCTGCAGGAGAAGACCAAACCGAATACAAATAGGAAGGCTGCAGGATCGGGAATCAAAGAGGAGGGCGAAACCGATCCGGATGCTGAAAATGATTCATCCATGCACAGCGCGAGCTCGTCCAACTCCAACAGTCCCAAAACGAAGAATAAGAGCGAGGTTAAGCCCACACCCATTGCCTTCCGTCGTTCGCCGCGAAAAGTTACGACAACGCCCACGCCGATTTCAATACGCAGAGCTCCGCGTAAGCCGGAAGATGGCGAGGGAGTCGAACTGTCCAAGCCTAAAGAAGACATTGAGGCCACATCTTCAAAGGCACCGAAAGTAGAAGCATCACCTGTAAAGCGAAAGATCAGTACAGAGGCAGTGCCTCCAACAGAGACGTCACAGCCGGCGCTTGGAGTGATTCCGGTTATCGACAAGGAGATCATCAGTTCAGATGAAAAGTTCGAGTCGCCCGAGAAAAAGTCCCGCCCTGCTACGCCCATTCAAGTGCGCCGCCAGCCCCGAACTCCCGGAAGTTCCAGCAACTTCAACCTTACGCCGAAAAGCCAACCCGCCAAGCAAGCCACTCCCATCGCCGTGCGGCGAACTCCCCGCGTACTCGTCGAAATGCCCGTCAACTCGCCTGTGGTTCCAATGGAGGAGGCCATGGATGCCTGGCCCCTCGAGGAGGGCGTCACACCTCTGCCAACGACAAAGAAGGATTCGCAAGATCTTTTGACGGAGGCCAAGAAGACGGAAACGAAGCCTGCAGTTATTGAAGCCAGCGAGGTTACCTGCGAGCGAACGGAGGATATTCGCCTGGTCTACGAGGATACGCAGGAGGAAACCCCTGCCAAGGCGACGGAATCAACACCATCAACGCCCAATAACAAAACTCCGCGACGGGTGTCCTTGCGAACAATCTCCACGCCCAAATCGAAAAAGAAACTGTTAGAGTAA
- the whd gene encoding carnitine O-palmitoyltransferase 1, liver isoform isoform X2: MAEAHAAVAFSFAITHEGFDINYDHEVLNLVWNSGIRSWKKRLGRARNGVRNGVYPAHIQSLWLISAIALGLHFAGYQAPFNLTNRILVHLPSNTINWQVAACFLAALVVWLSICFTMRYTLKLLLMYKGWMYESRAPGSRVSLPTMLWVAVVRVLSSWNKPGLYSFQGSLPRLPLPSVSDTMTRYLRSVRPLLDDDNYTRMERLAKEFEQNIGKKLQWYLILKSWWSTNYVSDWWEEYVYLRGRSPLCVNSNFYGTDAIFMNLTDKQAARAANVISLLLNFRRLIEHQELQPIMVQGMIPLCSWQYERTFNTARVPGLETDRIIHYRDSNHIVVLHKGCYYKMPIYYKGRILRPCELQVQIEEILKGKATPVEGEEHLAALTAWNRSKWAEARNTFFSRGANHISLRTIESAAFVLSLDDEPFEFDLARPELLDNFGKKLLHGNGYNRWFDKCFTVCVGTNGRVGFNAEHTWADAPVLGHLWEYIFGDDIYGYDESGNTKGTPEFQPPTPTRLTWDLKPCLPQIEEATIDVTKLINEVNLRILVHQEYGKGFMKKCRISPDAYIQMALQLAYYRDAGRFSLTYEASMTRLFREGRTETVRPCTIESSAWVKAMQNPNTTNDERVKMLQDACDRHQLGYQDAMCGRGIDRHLFCLYVVSKYLEVDSPFLNEVLSEPWRLSTSQTPHGQTPKMDLKKHPNCISAGGGFGPVADDGYGVSYIIAGENLIFFHISAKTTCQQTDVHRFAENISQALSDIRSMFEQHMKDHPKPAKSLTNGTST; this comes from the exons ATGGCTGAAGCCCATGCCGCCGTGGCATTCTCGTTTGCCATCACCCACGAGGGCTTCGACATCAACTATGACCACGAGGTGCTCAACTTGGTGTGgaattcaggaattcgctcctGGAAAAAGCGTTTGGGACGCGCCAGG AACGGCGTACGCAATGGCGTCTATCCGGCCCACATCCAGAGCCTCTGGCTGATCTCGGCTATTGCACTGGGTCTGCACTTTGCGGGCTACCAGGCTCCGTTTAACCTGACCAACCGGATACTGGTGCACCTGCCCTCCAACACAATAAACTGGCAGGTGGCTGCCTGCTTTCTGGCCGCTCTGGTGGTCTGGCTCTCGATTTGCTTCACGATGAGGTACACCCTCAAGTTGCTGCTCATGTACAAGGGCTGGATGTACGAGTCCAGAGCGCCTGGCAGTCGAGTCTCCCTGCCCACCATGCTGTGGGTGGCAGTGGTGCGGGTACTCTCCAGTTGGAACAAGCCGGGCCTGTACAGCTTCCAGGGATCCCTGCCCAGGCTGCCGCTGCCCTCCGTCAGTGACACGATGACCAGGTACCTGCGGAGTGTTCGTCCGTTGCTGGACGATGATAACTACACGCGCATGGAGCGACTGGCCAAGGAGTTCGAGCAGAACATCGGCAAGAAGCTGCAGTGGTACCTCATCCTCAAGAGCTGGTGGTCCACCAACTACGTGTCCGATTGGTGGGAGGAGTACGTCTACCTGCGTGGTCGCAGCCCCCTGTGCGTGAACAGCAACTTCTACGGCACGGATGCGATCTTCATGAACCTCACCGATAAGCAGGCGGCGCGAGCGGCCAATGTGATCTCCCTGCTGCTCAACTTCCGTCGCCTGATCGAGCACCAGGAACTACAGCCT ATCATGGTTCAGGGCATGATTCCCCTGTGCTCTTGGCAGTACGAACGTACCTTCAACACGGCTCGTGTGCCCGGCCTGGAAACCGATCGCATCATTCACTACAGGGACTCCAACCACATTGTCGTGCTGCACAAGGGATGCTATTACAAGATGCCCATCTACTACAAGGGTCGCATCCTGCGTCCTTGCGAGCTGCAAGT GCAAATTGAGGAAATCCTTAAGGGAAAGGCCACTCCCGTGGAAGGCGAGGAGCACTTGGCTGCCCTGACCGCCTGGAATCGCTCCAAGTGGGCGGAGGCCCGCAACACATTCTTCTCGAGGGGCGCCAACCACATCTCCCTGCGAACCATCGAGTCGGCTGCCTTCGTGCTCTCCCTGGACGATGAGCCCTTCGAGTTCGACCTGGCGCGTCCGGAGCTCCTGGACAACTTTGGCAAGAAGCTGCTCCACGGCAATGGCTACAACCGCTGGTTCGACAAGTGCTTCACCGTCTGTGTGGGCACCAATGGACGTGTTGGCTTCAATGCCGAGCACACCTG GGCCGATGCACCGGTTTTGGGACATCTATGGGAGTATATATTTGGTGATGATATTTATGG ATACGATGAATCTGGCAACACCAAGGGCACCCCCGAGTTCCAGCCACCCACACCAACCAGGCTCACCTGGGATCTTAAGCCCTGCCTGCCGCAGATCGAAGAGGCCACCATCGACGTGACCAAGCTAATCAACGAGGTGAACCTGCGCATCCTGGTCCACCAGGAGTACGGAAAGGGCTTTATGAAGAAGTGCCGCATCTCACCGGATGCCTACATCCAAATGGCCCTGCAGTTGGCCTACTATCGGGATGCCGGTCGCTTCTCGCTGACCTACGAGGCCTCCATGACGCGTCTTTTCCGGGAAGGAAGAACAGAGACGGTCCGTCCCTGCACCATTGAGTCATCCGCCTGGGTTAAGGCCATGCAGAATCCCAACACAACC AACGATGAGCGCGTGAAGATGCTTCAGGATGCCTGCGATCGCCACCAGCTGGGCTACCAGGATGCCATGTGCGGCCGCGGGATTGACAGGCATCTGTTCTGCCTCTATGTCGTTTCCAAGTACCTGGAGGTGGACTCTCCCTTCCTCAACGAGGTGCTCAGCGAGCCCTGGCGCCTGTCCACTAGTCAGACTCCGCACGGCCAGACGCCGAAGATGGATTTGAAGAAGCATCCGAACTGCATCAGCGCTGGCGGCGGCTTTGGACCCGTGGCCGATGATGGATATGGTGTGTCGTACATCATTGCCGGAGAGAACCTGATATTCTTCCATATCTCAGCGAAGACTACGTGCCAGCAAACG GATGTGCATCGCTTCGCGGAGAACATCTCGCAGGCTCTGTCCGACATTCGCAGCATGTTCGAGCAGCACATGAAGGACCATCCGAAGCCCGCCAAATCACTCACAAACGGCACCTCCACATAA
- the whd gene encoding carnitine O-palmitoyltransferase 1, liver isoform isoform X1: MAEAHAAVAFSFAITHEGFDINYDHEVLNLVWNSGIRSWKKRLGRARNGVRNGVYPAHIQSLWLISAIALGLHFAGYQAPFNLTNRILVHLPSNTINWQVAACFLAALVVWLSICFTMRYTLKLLLMYKGWMYESRAPGSRVSLPTMLWVAVVRVLSSWNKPGLYSFQGSLPRLPLPSVSDTMTRYLRSVRPLLDDDNYTRMERLAKEFEQNIGKKLQWYLILKSWWSTNYVSDWWEEYVYLRGRSPLCVNSNFYGTDAIFMNLTDKQAARAANVISLLLNFRRLIEHQELQPIMVQGMIPLCSWQYERTFNTARVPGLETDRIIHYRDSNHIVVLHKGCYYKMPIYYKGRILRPCELQVQIEEILKGKATPVEGEEHLAALTAWNRSKWAEARNTFFSRGANHISLRTIESAAFVLSLDDEPFEFDLARPELLDNFGKKLLHGNGYNRWFDKCFTVCVGTNGRVGFNAEHTWSDAAIASHMWENLIVDDLVSEGYDESGNTKGTPEFQPPTPTRLTWDLKPCLPQIEEATIDVTKLINEVNLRILVHQEYGKGFMKKCRISPDAYIQMALQLAYYRDAGRFSLTYEASMTRLFREGRTETVRPCTIESSAWVKAMQNPNTTNDERVKMLQDACDRHQLGYQDAMCGRGIDRHLFCLYVVSKYLEVDSPFLNEVLSEPWRLSTSQTPHGQTPKMDLKKHPNCISAGGGFGPVADDGYGVSYIIAGENLIFFHISAKTTCQQTDVHRFAENISQALSDIRSMFEQHMKDHPKPAKSLTNGTST; this comes from the exons ATGGCTGAAGCCCATGCCGCCGTGGCATTCTCGTTTGCCATCACCCACGAGGGCTTCGACATCAACTATGACCACGAGGTGCTCAACTTGGTGTGgaattcaggaattcgctcctGGAAAAAGCGTTTGGGACGCGCCAGG AACGGCGTACGCAATGGCGTCTATCCGGCCCACATCCAGAGCCTCTGGCTGATCTCGGCTATTGCACTGGGTCTGCACTTTGCGGGCTACCAGGCTCCGTTTAACCTGACCAACCGGATACTGGTGCACCTGCCCTCCAACACAATAAACTGGCAGGTGGCTGCCTGCTTTCTGGCCGCTCTGGTGGTCTGGCTCTCGATTTGCTTCACGATGAGGTACACCCTCAAGTTGCTGCTCATGTACAAGGGCTGGATGTACGAGTCCAGAGCGCCTGGCAGTCGAGTCTCCCTGCCCACCATGCTGTGGGTGGCAGTGGTGCGGGTACTCTCCAGTTGGAACAAGCCGGGCCTGTACAGCTTCCAGGGATCCCTGCCCAGGCTGCCGCTGCCCTCCGTCAGTGACACGATGACCAGGTACCTGCGGAGTGTTCGTCCGTTGCTGGACGATGATAACTACACGCGCATGGAGCGACTGGCCAAGGAGTTCGAGCAGAACATCGGCAAGAAGCTGCAGTGGTACCTCATCCTCAAGAGCTGGTGGTCCACCAACTACGTGTCCGATTGGTGGGAGGAGTACGTCTACCTGCGTGGTCGCAGCCCCCTGTGCGTGAACAGCAACTTCTACGGCACGGATGCGATCTTCATGAACCTCACCGATAAGCAGGCGGCGCGAGCGGCCAATGTGATCTCCCTGCTGCTCAACTTCCGTCGCCTGATCGAGCACCAGGAACTACAGCCT ATCATGGTTCAGGGCATGATTCCCCTGTGCTCTTGGCAGTACGAACGTACCTTCAACACGGCTCGTGTGCCCGGCCTGGAAACCGATCGCATCATTCACTACAGGGACTCCAACCACATTGTCGTGCTGCACAAGGGATGCTATTACAAGATGCCCATCTACTACAAGGGTCGCATCCTGCGTCCTTGCGAGCTGCAAGT GCAAATTGAGGAAATCCTTAAGGGAAAGGCCACTCCCGTGGAAGGCGAGGAGCACTTGGCTGCCCTGACCGCCTGGAATCGCTCCAAGTGGGCGGAGGCCCGCAACACATTCTTCTCGAGGGGCGCCAACCACATCTCCCTGCGAACCATCGAGTCGGCTGCCTTCGTGCTCTCCCTGGACGATGAGCCCTTCGAGTTCGACCTGGCGCGTCCGGAGCTCCTGGACAACTTTGGCAAGAAGCTGCTCCACGGCAATGGCTACAACCGCTGGTTCGACAAGTGCTTCACCGTCTGTGTGGGCACCAATGGACGTGTTGGCTTCAATGCCGAGCACACCTG GTCCGACGCCGCCATCGCCTCACACATGTGGGAGAACCTGATCGTCGATGATCTTGTATCGGAGGG ATACGATGAATCTGGCAACACCAAGGGCACCCCCGAGTTCCAGCCACCCACACCAACCAGGCTCACCTGGGATCTTAAGCCCTGCCTGCCGCAGATCGAAGAGGCCACCATCGACGTGACCAAGCTAATCAACGAGGTGAACCTGCGCATCCTGGTCCACCAGGAGTACGGAAAGGGCTTTATGAAGAAGTGCCGCATCTCACCGGATGCCTACATCCAAATGGCCCTGCAGTTGGCCTACTATCGGGATGCCGGTCGCTTCTCGCTGACCTACGAGGCCTCCATGACGCGTCTTTTCCGGGAAGGAAGAACAGAGACGGTCCGTCCCTGCACCATTGAGTCATCCGCCTGGGTTAAGGCCATGCAGAATCCCAACACAACC AACGATGAGCGCGTGAAGATGCTTCAGGATGCCTGCGATCGCCACCAGCTGGGCTACCAGGATGCCATGTGCGGCCGCGGGATTGACAGGCATCTGTTCTGCCTCTATGTCGTTTCCAAGTACCTGGAGGTGGACTCTCCCTTCCTCAACGAGGTGCTCAGCGAGCCCTGGCGCCTGTCCACTAGTCAGACTCCGCACGGCCAGACGCCGAAGATGGATTTGAAGAAGCATCCGAACTGCATCAGCGCTGGCGGCGGCTTTGGACCCGTGGCCGATGATGGATATGGTGTGTCGTACATCATTGCCGGAGAGAACCTGATATTCTTCCATATCTCAGCGAAGACTACGTGCCAGCAAACG GATGTGCATCGCTTCGCGGAGAACATCTCGCAGGCTCTGTCCGACATTCGCAGCATGTTCGAGCAGCACATGAAGGACCATCCGAAGCCCGCCAAATCACTCACAAACGGCACCTCCACATAA
- the LOC108063463 gene encoding peptidyl-prolyl cis-trans isomerase-like 3, which yields MGRAIGWRNQGCTSTLTMSVTLHTDVGDLKIELFCDACPKACENFLALCASDYYSGCVFIRNIKGFIVQTGDPTNTGKNGQSIWGQKFDDEFKETVKHTDRGMVSMANNGPNANASQFFITYAAQPNLDLKYTLFGRVIDGFDALDELEKLPVNPKNYRPHVDKKINGVTIHANPLAT from the exons ATGGGAAGAGCGATAGGTTGGCGAAACCAGGGCTGCACTAGCACTTTGACAATG TCTGTAACGCTGCACACCGACGTTGGTGACCTCAAAATAGAGCTCTTCTGCGATGCCTGTCCCAAGGCCTGCGAAAATTTCCTCGCACTGTGCGCCAGCGATTATTACAGCGGATGCGTCTTCATCCGGAACATAAAGGGATTTATTGTGCAAACCGGCGATCCTACGAACACTGGAAAAAATGGGCAGTCCATTTGGGGTCAGAAGTTCGACGACGAGTTCAAGGAAACCGTCAAG CACACTGATCGAGGAATGGTTTCCATGGCCAACAACGGACCCAATGCCAATGCCAGCCAATTCTTCATCACGTATGCTGCCCAGCCAAATCTGGACCTGAAGTACACACTATTCGGCCGTGTCATCGATGGCTTTGATGCTCTAGACGAGCTGGAGAAGCTGCCCGTCAATCCCAAGAACTACCGCCCTCATGTGGACAAGAAGATCAACGGCGTGACCATACATGCCAACCCTCTCGCCACGTGA
- the whd gene encoding carnitine O-palmitoyltransferase 1, muscle isoform isoform X3 has protein sequence MAEAHAAVAFSFAITHEGFDINYDHEVLNLVWNSGIRSWKKRLGRARNGVRNGVYPAHIQSLWLISAIALGLHFAGYQAPFNLTNRILVHLPSNTINWQVAACFLAALVVWLSICFTMRYTLKLLLMYKGWMYESRAPGSRVSLPTMLWVAVVRVLSSWNKPGLYSFQGSLPRLPLPSVSDTMTRYLRSVRPLLDDDNYTRMERLAKEFEQNIGKKLQWYLILKSWWSTNYVSDWWEEYVYLRGRSPLCVNSNFYGTDAIFMNLTDKQAARAANVISLLLNFRRLIEHQELQPIMVQGMIPLCSWQYERTFNTARVPGLETDRIIHYRDSNHIVVLHKGCYYKMPIYYKGRILRPCELQVQIEEILKGKATPVEGEEHLAALTAWNRSKWAEARNTFFSRGANHISLRTIESAAFVLSLDDEPFEFDLARPELLDNFGKKLLHGNGYNRWFDKCFTVCVGTNGRVGFNAEHT, from the exons ATGGCTGAAGCCCATGCCGCCGTGGCATTCTCGTTTGCCATCACCCACGAGGGCTTCGACATCAACTATGACCACGAGGTGCTCAACTTGGTGTGgaattcaggaattcgctcctGGAAAAAGCGTTTGGGACGCGCCAGG AACGGCGTACGCAATGGCGTCTATCCGGCCCACATCCAGAGCCTCTGGCTGATCTCGGCTATTGCACTGGGTCTGCACTTTGCGGGCTACCAGGCTCCGTTTAACCTGACCAACCGGATACTGGTGCACCTGCCCTCCAACACAATAAACTGGCAGGTGGCTGCCTGCTTTCTGGCCGCTCTGGTGGTCTGGCTCTCGATTTGCTTCACGATGAGGTACACCCTCAAGTTGCTGCTCATGTACAAGGGCTGGATGTACGAGTCCAGAGCGCCTGGCAGTCGAGTCTCCCTGCCCACCATGCTGTGGGTGGCAGTGGTGCGGGTACTCTCCAGTTGGAACAAGCCGGGCCTGTACAGCTTCCAGGGATCCCTGCCCAGGCTGCCGCTGCCCTCCGTCAGTGACACGATGACCAGGTACCTGCGGAGTGTTCGTCCGTTGCTGGACGATGATAACTACACGCGCATGGAGCGACTGGCCAAGGAGTTCGAGCAGAACATCGGCAAGAAGCTGCAGTGGTACCTCATCCTCAAGAGCTGGTGGTCCACCAACTACGTGTCCGATTGGTGGGAGGAGTACGTCTACCTGCGTGGTCGCAGCCCCCTGTGCGTGAACAGCAACTTCTACGGCACGGATGCGATCTTCATGAACCTCACCGATAAGCAGGCGGCGCGAGCGGCCAATGTGATCTCCCTGCTGCTCAACTTCCGTCGCCTGATCGAGCACCAGGAACTACAGCCT ATCATGGTTCAGGGCATGATTCCCCTGTGCTCTTGGCAGTACGAACGTACCTTCAACACGGCTCGTGTGCCCGGCCTGGAAACCGATCGCATCATTCACTACAGGGACTCCAACCACATTGTCGTGCTGCACAAGGGATGCTATTACAAGATGCCCATCTACTACAAGGGTCGCATCCTGCGTCCTTGCGAGCTGCAAGT GCAAATTGAGGAAATCCTTAAGGGAAAGGCCACTCCCGTGGAAGGCGAGGAGCACTTGGCTGCCCTGACCGCCTGGAATCGCTCCAAGTGGGCGGAGGCCCGCAACACATTCTTCTCGAGGGGCGCCAACCACATCTCCCTGCGAACCATCGAGTCGGCTGCCTTCGTGCTCTCCCTGGACGATGAGCCCTTCGAGTTCGACCTGGCGCGTCCGGAGCTCCTGGACAACTTTGGCAAGAAGCTGCTCCACGGCAATGGCTACAACCGCTGGTTCGACAAGTGCTTCACCGTCTGTGTGGGCACCAATGGACGTGTTGGCTTCAATGCCGAGCACACCTG A